Below is a genomic region from Deltaproteobacteria bacterium.
TGGTATGCCGATGCAATCCGCGAAGCGCTCCAACAGGAGATGCGGCGGGACGACTCCGTCTATGTCTTTGGCGAGGATGTCGCCGCCTATGGCGGCGTCTTCGGCATCACCAGGGATTTGCTGGCCGAGTTCGGCCCCATGCGTGTTCGGAATACGCCGCTCTCCGAGACGGCGATAATCGGCGAGGCGATCGGTTCCGCGATCTACGGCCTTCGTCCCGTCCCCGAGATCCAGTTTGCCGATTTTTTGACGACGGGATTCTCCCCTCTTGTGGACATCGCCGCCCCCTATCACTACCGGATCGGCACTCCATTGCCCATCACCATCCGGGCCCCGGCCGGCGGAGGCTTGAGGATCGGTCATTTTCATTCCCGGTGTCCGGAGGCCTGGTTTGCGCACGTTCCGGGGCTGAAGGTCGTGGTGCCGGCCACGGCCCATGACGCAAAGGGACTTCTTGTCGCCTCGATCCGCGACAACAATCCCGTTCTTTATCTGGAACAGAAAAAACTCTATCGCGAAATAAAAGATGATGTGCCTGAAGAGTTGTATACGGTGGAATTAGGGAAGGCGGTTGTCCGCCGCGAGGGAAAGGATATCACACTGATTACTTACGGAAGTCCTCTGTAT
It encodes:
- a CDS encoding alpha-ketoacid dehydrogenase subunit beta; its protein translation is MPREIWYADAIREALQQEMRRDDSVYVFGEDVAAYGGVFGITRDLLAEFGPMRVRNTPLSETAIIGEAIGSAIYGLRPVPEIQFADFLTTGFSPLVDIAAPYHYRIGTPLPITIRAPAGGGLRIGHFHSRCPEAWFAHVPGLKVVVPATAHDAKGLLVASIRDNNPVLYLEQKKLYREIKDDVPEELYTVELGKAVVRREGKDITLITYGSPLYLACTAAKQLEKKGIGLEIIDLRTLMPYDKETVLASFKKTNRAIILHEAPKIGGFGAEIASMIGEKCFDQLAAPIVRIGAGHTPVPSNPVLEDHYLPSLKDVVDAAEKLMQY